In one Buchnera aphidicola str. Bp (Baizongia pistaciae) genomic region, the following are encoded:
- a CDS encoding TIGR00645 family protein — MEKLIERIIYASRWLMFPVYIGLSLGFILLTLKFFQQIIFVIPKILMMSESGLVLVVLSLIDISLVGGLLVMVMFSGYENFISKMEIKTDKKKLGWMGTMDVNSIKNKVASSIVAISSVHSLRLFMDAEKISNDQIMWCVLIHLTFVISAFGMACIDKMSKRGYS; from the coding sequence GTGGAAAAATTAATCGAAAGGATAATTTATGCTTCCCGTTGGCTAATGTTCCCAGTATATATTGGATTATCCTTAGGATTTATACTATTAACATTAAAGTTTTTCCAACAAATAATTTTTGTAATTCCAAAGATTTTAATGATGTCGGAATCAGGATTAGTCTTAGTAGTATTATCACTGATAGACATTTCATTAGTAGGAGGTTTATTGGTCATGGTAATGTTTTCTGGATACGAAAATTTTATATCTAAAATGGAAATTAAAACAGACAAGAAAAAACTAGGATGGATGGGTACAATGGACGTTAACTCAATAAAAAATAAGGTAGCTTCATCAATAGTTGCAATCTCTTCTGTTCATTCGCTAAGATTGTTTATGGATGCAGAAAAAATTTCTAACGATCAAATTATGTGGTGTGTTTTAATACATCTTACCTTTGTCATTTCTGCTTTTGGTATGGCTTGTATAGATAAAATGAGCAAAAGAGGTTACTCATAG